A genome region from Pseudomonas helmanticensis includes the following:
- a CDS encoding ABC-three component system middle component 1, translated as MSELLSDFVSRVISAAGALDLEAVVRNELASADFRGGTGEDVLRGSHLPVDIATVTIGRFPILFGRLPISPDVALVRDGVRRYRNQGVVARSHLPPGQVLDLQLWLVGPDGSEDDPEWRALALAIERDDRVARKLVWLPPENLDERNEAFAGFIARTFLARPWEALPPQPAAPLDRLSALIDVAAELGIEQSVVDRWFELADSDLADGAELMDALVDAWSEVTP; from the coding sequence ATGAGCGAACTGTTGAGCGACTTTGTGTCGCGTGTAATTTCCGCTGCAGGAGCATTAGATCTTGAGGCAGTGGTCCGAAATGAGTTGGCGTCGGCGGATTTTCGCGGTGGTACTGGCGAGGACGTGCTGAGGGGCTCGCATCTACCTGTCGATATCGCCACCGTAACCATAGGCCGCTTTCCGATCTTGTTCGGTCGTCTGCCTATCTCGCCCGATGTTGCGTTGGTTCGTGATGGTGTCCGTCGATATCGTAATCAGGGTGTGGTTGCTCGCTCCCACTTGCCCCCAGGGCAGGTTCTGGACCTGCAGCTTTGGCTCGTGGGGCCGGACGGCAGTGAGGATGATCCAGAATGGCGAGCGCTCGCCTTGGCGATTGAGCGCGATGACCGTGTTGCTAGAAAGCTTGTGTGGTTGCCGCCCGAGAACTTAGACGAGCGTAATGAGGCATTCGCTGGTTTTATAGCTCGTACGTTTTTGGCTCGCCCTTGGGAAGCTTTACCACCGCAGCCTGCGGCTCCATTAGACCGATTGAGCGCGCTTATTGACGTCGCGGCTGAGCTAGGAATAGAGCAGTCCGTGGTTGATCGTTGGTTTGAACTGGCTGACTCTGATTTGGCAGATGGAGCTGAACTTATGGATGCACTCGTAGACGCCTGGTCGGAGGTAACACCGTGA
- a CDS encoding ABC-three component system protein, whose protein sequence is MNSNASASAAGFGYQYERVLHRIFHSTHTETRFGIETADDVEEQIPLSSGTKVILEQDKLTTGENHSLQDSSKNVWNTLRNWLKGLAAAKSEFASLEFVLVTNRTVPDGTLISTLSKATTPTSVAEAIKSLRQHASGMSGSVAEIAAEATGFSDEDLAFVITRFHVADAMDDETLKEAIYTALQFPDGLEHCHETIYQSLLGQLFADCQASWKQGIPFWTTSKPFFTRKHMLFEAFFEEAWRPLTQEQTNFVQLIEEYGSLGLSFIDQLKKINIPQRPIQTELGHYWAAYSERTRLLKANRILPSDLCEVESELSDRWKANCDAHCIRSGKEPEEFGEDDFKAIYLQTSTPPSFSLSIGRVKSNFRYLFMGTYHHQANGVDTDHPIHWHTANESDE, encoded by the coding sequence ATGAATAGCAACGCGAGCGCAAGCGCAGCGGGCTTCGGCTACCAGTATGAACGAGTGCTACACAGGATTTTTCATAGCACTCACACAGAGACGCGCTTTGGCATTGAAACAGCTGACGACGTCGAAGAGCAGATACCGCTCTCCAGTGGGACAAAAGTCATTCTGGAACAGGACAAGCTGACCACCGGCGAGAATCATTCACTCCAGGACAGCAGTAAGAACGTCTGGAACACCCTTCGAAACTGGCTCAAAGGACTCGCGGCGGCAAAAAGTGAATTCGCCTCTCTTGAGTTTGTACTGGTGACAAACCGCACAGTGCCCGATGGAACGTTAATCAGCACTCTTTCCAAGGCCACCACTCCTACATCGGTCGCCGAGGCAATCAAGTCTTTGCGTCAGCATGCCAGTGGAATGTCCGGCTCGGTCGCAGAAATAGCCGCAGAGGCGACCGGCTTCAGTGATGAAGACCTCGCCTTCGTCATCACCCGCTTCCACGTTGCCGACGCAATGGATGACGAGACGCTCAAGGAGGCGATCTACACTGCCCTTCAGTTTCCAGACGGGCTGGAACATTGCCACGAAACTATTTATCAAAGTCTTTTGGGTCAACTGTTCGCTGACTGCCAAGCCTCGTGGAAACAAGGTATCCCCTTCTGGACAACCTCAAAGCCGTTCTTCACCCGAAAACACATGCTTTTTGAAGCGTTCTTTGAGGAAGCCTGGAGACCGCTGACTCAAGAGCAGACTAACTTTGTACAGTTGATCGAAGAATACGGATCACTGGGGCTGTCGTTCATAGATCAGCTTAAAAAAATAAATATTCCGCAAAGGCCTATCCAGACCGAGCTGGGCCACTATTGGGCCGCTTACTCCGAGCGTACTCGACTGCTGAAAGCCAACCGGATCCTGCCCAGCGACCTGTGTGAGGTTGAGTCCGAATTGAGTGACAGGTGGAAGGCGAATTGCGACGCGCATTGCATTAGGTCAGGCAAAGAACCTGAAGAATTTGGAGAGGATGACTTCAAGGCGATCTACCTGCAGACATCGACCCCGCCAAGCTTTTCCCTGAGCATCGGTCGCGTCAAATCAAACTTCCGTTATTTGTTCATGGGCACCTACCACCATCAGGCAAATGGAGTCGACACGGATCACCCGATTCATTGGCATACAGCTAACGAGAGTGATGAATGA
- a CDS encoding three component ABC system middle component: MSAPYMDRHLIHNSSLACFLLAYFISEYESSGNDHPIDLPKLLLVLPIVWNPASSAALSKRNTSSAIDNVLRDTPILKIDLERRVQEYTASTLQGLNLAVAAKLVEKEPSEDGDVFTSLVIRWPNGTKASIPAEMLKTTKQLSSWLASVSTPQIYKLLFGIPNEIRD; encoded by the coding sequence ATGAGCGCCCCCTATATGGATCGACACCTGATCCACAACAGCTCACTCGCCTGCTTTTTGCTCGCTTACTTCATATCGGAATATGAATCTTCAGGGAACGATCATCCTATCGATCTCCCCAAACTTTTGCTGGTGCTTCCTATCGTTTGGAACCCGGCGAGCAGTGCTGCCCTCTCCAAGCGAAACACTAGCTCGGCCATAGACAACGTCCTTCGTGACACCCCGATTCTGAAGATTGATCTGGAACGTCGTGTTCAGGAATACACCGCCTCAACCTTGCAGGGGCTGAACCTGGCAGTCGCAGCCAAACTGGTAGAGAAGGAGCCAAGTGAAGACGGGGATGTGTTTACCAGTCTCGTCATCCGATGGCCGAACGGCACCAAAGCGTCGATACCCGCTGAGATGCTCAAAACCACCAAGCAGCTATCCAGCTGGCTAGCCAGCGTCTCTACACCCCAAATCTATAAGCTGTTGTTCGGGATTCCCAATGAAATTCGAGATTAA
- a CDS encoding GNAT family N-acetyltransferase, translated as MTRTPVSEQELIDTFLPVILENDAKGILQDLLGNPSLALHFMAFDETDTRKAIRHVQGILEECYRAGHLKVAMSHEDGRLYGYALLFEHPDPSIPRYCHKIFVFKQYRGHGIGTQLLQALTLDARGSCLLCSNELIPFYESVGLEVKSTYTAPSAQQGFAFTSELYTGLTIMGSPSAGSFAPVFMLNDQDIKQLMVLGAG; from the coding sequence ATGACTCGCACCCCAGTTTCAGAACAAGAACTGATCGACACCTTCCTGCCGGTCATACTGGAAAACGATGCCAAAGGCATACTTCAGGATCTGCTGGGCAACCCCTCACTTGCCTTGCACTTTATGGCGTTCGACGAGACGGACACCCGGAAGGCGATTCGTCACGTCCAGGGCATCCTTGAAGAGTGCTACCGTGCGGGTCACCTTAAGGTCGCAATGAGCCATGAAGATGGGCGCTTGTATGGCTATGCGCTGCTCTTCGAGCACCCGGATCCCTCCATTCCGCGGTACTGCCACAAAATCTTCGTATTCAAGCAGTACAGAGGGCACGGCATAGGTACCCAACTACTCCAAGCGCTGACGCTAGACGCCAGAGGTTCATGCCTGCTCTGTAGTAACGAACTGATCCCGTTTTATGAGAGCGTTGGTCTTGAAGTGAAGAGTACCTACACAGCTCCAAGCGCCCAGCAGGGCTTTGCCTTCACAAGCGAACTCTATACAGGCCTCACGATCATGGGGAGCCCAAGCGCTGGCAGCTTTGCGCCGGTATTCATGCTCAACGATCAGGACATCAAGCAGCTTATGGTGTTGGGTGCAGGCTAG
- a CDS encoding DUF3732 domain-containing protein, which yields MKFEINAVLLWPQNQTNPIREIEFVPGKINIIHGLSGTGKSSIVHIIDYALGSSKCQIPIGFIRNKVEWFGLKITIRNETWIVARRTPGAKQTSSDYYLAPFTGVLPEILPCNLNVTAFKDKFNGLVRMSDLPHSDEDKPSQLDSRSSFRDMAAFNYLPQHIVANPNTLFFKTDSWTHKERLTRAMPYALGIVNADYVMTERRREEAAKEREALQKELAVIERTKNNWHYEVNRMLHSCIEIGLLPAQMPASIEGKIAQLQSVVDAYNEKRLEHTLLQPHRLHVNQTFEAALAKEVAQQEIVENLATDISGYSSLSQSSKKFIDAIDTEKSHVIGLEWLKKNVQSKGECVACGSTTSVLPAVIDKLEAKVNKITQISDVLQENPVVDNRLSSLKRKLSAEEKTLSKLRTEKNEILNRDEKLKNAIGQIYFLAGDISGLLKRIGSTSADANILARLKELDRIIRGFDNTLSLTDRTEQERRVDYTIGELIGDYADAFGGLEAPEGSQIKLDRKELTLRFDSHGNRKDYLWEVGSGANWMGYHIAAFLAIHEYLSLDENKQLPPFSFLVIDQPSQVYFPSSHSGDNSLDEDVQELKRKRPTDVIATQRIFNVLSQGLTRSKSHLQIIVLEHAGKEIWKDIPLTHSVENWSVKGDGLIPASWT from the coding sequence ATGAAATTCGAGATTAATGCCGTACTGCTGTGGCCACAGAACCAGACGAATCCCATCCGGGAAATCGAATTCGTGCCCGGCAAGATCAACATCATTCATGGCCTGAGCGGCACCGGTAAGTCATCAATTGTCCACATCATCGACTACGCGCTCGGCTCAAGTAAGTGCCAGATCCCGATCGGCTTCATCCGGAACAAGGTCGAATGGTTTGGACTGAAAATCACTATTCGCAACGAAACCTGGATAGTCGCGAGAAGAACGCCAGGGGCAAAACAAACATCCAGCGATTACTACCTCGCCCCATTCACCGGAGTGCTGCCAGAAATCTTGCCTTGCAACTTGAACGTGACTGCTTTCAAGGACAAATTCAACGGTCTGGTCAGGATGAGCGACCTGCCACATTCGGATGAAGACAAACCTTCTCAACTGGACAGCAGGAGCTCGTTCCGGGACATGGCTGCCTTTAACTATCTTCCACAGCACATCGTCGCCAACCCAAACACTCTGTTCTTCAAAACTGACTCCTGGACGCACAAGGAGCGCCTTACGCGAGCGATGCCTTACGCTCTTGGCATCGTGAATGCAGACTACGTCATGACCGAGCGTCGACGTGAGGAAGCAGCCAAGGAAAGGGAGGCCCTCCAGAAGGAGCTTGCCGTTATTGAGCGAACAAAAAACAACTGGCATTACGAAGTGAACAGGATGCTGCACAGCTGCATCGAAATCGGTTTGCTGCCCGCCCAAATGCCCGCATCCATTGAGGGGAAAATTGCTCAACTGCAGTCTGTGGTCGATGCCTATAACGAGAAAAGGCTCGAACATACGCTCCTACAACCCCATCGCCTGCACGTTAACCAAACGTTCGAGGCCGCGTTGGCCAAGGAGGTCGCTCAGCAGGAAATCGTGGAAAACCTCGCTACCGACATCAGCGGCTACAGCAGCCTTTCGCAAAGTAGCAAGAAATTCATTGATGCGATCGACACTGAAAAATCCCACGTAATTGGGCTTGAGTGGCTTAAAAAGAACGTTCAGTCCAAGGGTGAGTGTGTGGCGTGCGGCTCGACCACTTCAGTTCTTCCCGCTGTCATCGACAAGCTTGAGGCAAAGGTCAACAAGATCACTCAGATATCGGATGTACTGCAGGAAAACCCGGTAGTCGACAACCGTCTCTCCAGCCTCAAACGCAAACTCTCCGCAGAGGAAAAAACGCTCTCCAAGCTGCGTACTGAAAAAAATGAAATTCTGAACAGGGATGAAAAGCTGAAAAACGCGATTGGTCAGATCTACTTTCTCGCCGGTGATATCTCAGGACTGCTCAAGCGCATCGGCTCAACTTCCGCTGATGCCAATATCCTCGCGCGTCTAAAAGAACTGGATAGGATCATCCGGGGTTTCGACAACACCCTGAGCCTGACAGATCGCACCGAGCAAGAACGCAGGGTCGACTATACGATTGGAGAGTTGATAGGGGACTACGCCGATGCCTTCGGAGGTCTCGAAGCACCCGAGGGATCACAAATCAAGCTCGACAGAAAGGAGTTGACGCTCCGCTTTGACAGCCATGGGAACCGGAAAGATTACCTGTGGGAGGTAGGTAGCGGCGCCAACTGGATGGGCTATCACATTGCAGCCTTCCTCGCGATCCACGAGTACCTGTCGCTTGACGAGAACAAACAGTTGCCGCCCTTCAGCTTCTTGGTGATCGACCAGCCAAGCCAGGTGTATTTCCCAAGCAGCCACAGCGGAGACAACAGCCTTGACGAGGATGTTCAGGAGCTCAAGAGAAAACGTCCTACAGATGTGATCGCGACACAGCGCATTTTCAACGTCCTGTCCCAGGGGCTCACGCGTTCAAAGTCCCACCTCCAGATCATTGTTCTGGAACACGCTGGCAAGGAGATCTGGAAAGACATCCCACTCACCCACTCCGTAGAGAATTGGAGCGTCAAGGGTGATGGTCTGATCCCAGCTTCCTGGACTTAA
- a CDS encoding AAA family ATPase, giving the protein MSLYLQRIQLRNFRTFGSFDLELAGVPGLVIITGPNGLGKSSFFDAIEWGLTSEVKHFERYLSRGNTEADYLTREGAEQFSHAVSLSFSDGHQVEREGNPNGPSGTSDPDLKSLLVSPGWGQQVDNLSTYLALTHFLGQGSQQRFMSREAPEQWNALRVPSGVERLEHIRKRLRGRSATLALKRKAEAAALELNRHEDRLAHWDALIERLRRQEGKAEAAGAIPRDQIIRGAEDLNRRLSLVTDRAVAHSPADLEQYLTELRTRIVDANKAMEVAESRLMQLARIPEQHSNLSSRQSAASASLVALRAAKIESEEALTAREVSVENLDRNWREISKRGQRLRERMATLLGAQTDLDEASEAGRRRVALVEKNSAIEASITELRLECSKADDELAALQSTRAALAVAEERHSAALALVVESTKLSVLEDRLSDALLQQDRAVNDEPELSESEYAELEAAASSLVESRRLELEERRERAGAISSALATISAHLGDHDTNCPLCKSHFAVGELKKLVELSAKEADEGLPVAQARLDEAQVELEFAQNQRAAAFSAIAEIDDATQEVDNAQTALDTLRNELFARLELMDPASDIAAVANARLGEREARLDAARRALASMEVGAVEMQRKRNQCHERLQQLEADVAELRTEIARAISDLAGSERRFQVRGGEEGLSPESVPALLAKVQADIDEIDAAQKSAHGLHVVELQVLSASKAEDMRLSAALAEHEQAWTGFEKQITELTSMWSSHGLLPPPAQAVFEHKLAELGSRRFDLNAIESERQRLVAALENTTGQEELDNLRGMVAAQIGSGSVETNRVAIEAAVTASRSQAARIQAAHEAIRRLAERLQDEADSFSDQFLRPLNELIGAFNDALLTSPGTSVFFNADYFADRTEFSARIRRRTQDGGTPEVRNLNPQLILSEGQLAANGFSILCSASVSYPWSRWRALLLDDPLQHNDVIHSAAFTDVMRNLVELEGYQVLMSSHDRAETEFVERKFSAAGLPCTVVQLISAAPGGVSYEVRNNTAASEILQGYRMRQAVQHNDNSADHRLFRS; this is encoded by the coding sequence GTGAGCCTCTATCTTCAACGTATCCAACTTCGCAACTTCCGCACATTTGGGAGTTTCGATCTTGAGCTTGCGGGCGTTCCCGGCCTCGTCATTATCACCGGGCCGAACGGGTTAGGAAAAAGCTCCTTCTTCGACGCGATTGAGTGGGGGTTGACGTCAGAGGTAAAGCACTTCGAACGGTATCTCAGCAGAGGTAACACCGAGGCTGATTATCTGACGAGAGAGGGTGCGGAACAGTTCTCGCACGCTGTCAGTCTGAGTTTCTCCGATGGTCATCAGGTCGAGCGTGAAGGTAATCCCAATGGACCTAGTGGAACTTCAGATCCAGACTTGAAAAGTCTCCTCGTCAGTCCTGGTTGGGGACAGCAGGTGGATAATCTTTCCACCTACTTGGCACTCACTCATTTCTTGGGACAAGGGTCACAACAGCGATTCATGTCGAGAGAGGCTCCCGAGCAGTGGAACGCCCTTCGTGTTCCTTCCGGAGTCGAGCGGCTAGAGCACATACGCAAGCGACTGCGCGGCCGCTCAGCAACGCTAGCCCTGAAACGAAAGGCCGAAGCCGCTGCGCTGGAGTTGAACCGACACGAGGACCGCCTCGCCCATTGGGATGCGCTAATCGAACGGCTACGACGTCAGGAAGGAAAGGCTGAAGCGGCCGGTGCTATTCCTCGGGATCAAATCATCCGTGGAGCTGAGGATCTTAATCGACGGCTCTCGCTTGTGACAGATAGAGCGGTGGCTCATTCCCCGGCTGATCTGGAGCAGTACCTTACGGAGCTTCGGACTCGGATTGTCGACGCGAATAAAGCCATGGAGGTCGCGGAAAGCCGCCTCATGCAACTCGCTCGTATTCCAGAGCAGCATTCCAATTTGTCGAGTCGACAGTCCGCTGCGAGCGCTTCGCTCGTAGCACTGCGTGCTGCAAAGATTGAGAGCGAGGAAGCGCTTACGGCGCGTGAGGTATCGGTCGAGAATCTGGATAGAAATTGGCGCGAGATCTCCAAGCGGGGTCAGCGCTTGAGAGAACGTATGGCGACTCTTCTAGGCGCTCAGACCGACCTAGACGAAGCTTCTGAAGCAGGTCGACGGCGGGTTGCGCTTGTTGAAAAAAATTCGGCAATTGAAGCCTCTATTACTGAGCTTCGTTTGGAATGCTCAAAGGCTGACGATGAACTTGCGGCGTTGCAGAGTACGCGTGCCGCTCTTGCTGTTGCCGAGGAGCGCCATTCTGCAGCGCTAGCACTGGTTGTAGAGTCGACCAAGCTGTCTGTATTAGAAGATCGACTTTCGGATGCGTTGTTGCAACAAGATCGTGCGGTTAACGATGAACCTGAACTTTCTGAATCAGAGTATGCAGAGTTGGAGGCGGCTGCCAGCTCTCTCGTAGAGAGTAGGCGCCTCGAACTTGAAGAGCGTCGTGAGCGCGCCGGGGCTATCTCAAGCGCGCTGGCGACAATTTCTGCGCATCTTGGCGACCACGACACCAATTGCCCTCTTTGCAAATCGCACTTCGCTGTTGGCGAACTCAAAAAACTCGTCGAGCTTTCAGCTAAGGAAGCGGACGAGGGGCTCCCAGTCGCGCAAGCACGTCTTGATGAGGCGCAGGTGGAGTTGGAGTTCGCTCAGAACCAAAGAGCTGCAGCCTTCAGTGCCATAGCCGAAATAGATGATGCGACACAGGAAGTTGATAATGCGCAAACTGCTCTAGATACCCTACGAAACGAACTGTTTGCTCGCCTGGAACTTATGGACCCGGCGAGCGATATCGCTGCGGTGGCTAATGCCCGGTTAGGTGAGCGGGAAGCTCGGCTCGACGCTGCGCGGCGGGCACTTGCCTCGATGGAAGTAGGGGCGGTAGAGATGCAGCGTAAGCGAAACCAGTGCCATGAGCGGCTGCAACAGTTAGAAGCAGATGTTGCTGAACTACGCACTGAAATAGCTCGTGCGATCTCTGACCTGGCGGGATCCGAGCGGCGCTTCCAAGTAAGGGGGGGAGAGGAGGGGCTTAGCCCTGAAAGCGTTCCCGCATTGCTAGCCAAGGTTCAGGCAGACATCGATGAGATCGATGCTGCGCAGAAATCTGCGCATGGCTTACATGTTGTCGAGCTCCAAGTACTATCCGCATCGAAAGCAGAGGATATGCGACTGAGTGCGGCCTTGGCCGAGCACGAGCAGGCTTGGACCGGATTTGAGAAACAGATTACAGAATTGACCAGCATGTGGTCGTCGCACGGGTTATTGCCACCACCAGCTCAAGCAGTCTTCGAGCACAAGCTAGCAGAACTCGGCAGTCGGCGATTTGACCTCAACGCAATCGAGTCAGAGCGGCAGCGATTGGTCGCGGCACTGGAGAACACAACCGGTCAGGAAGAGTTGGATAACTTGCGCGGGATGGTTGCGGCACAGATTGGCTCTGGGTCGGTCGAGACGAATCGTGTTGCCATTGAGGCTGCGGTTACGGCCTCCCGGTCTCAGGCCGCCCGAATTCAAGCAGCACATGAGGCGATCCGCCGTCTTGCTGAACGGCTGCAAGATGAGGCTGACTCCTTTTCGGATCAGTTCCTGCGCCCATTAAACGAATTAATCGGCGCCTTCAACGATGCTCTTCTCACCAGTCCCGGGACATCGGTGTTTTTTAACGCGGACTACTTTGCCGACCGAACCGAGTTTAGCGCACGTATTCGTCGTCGTACGCAGGATGGCGGCACTCCCGAAGTCCGGAATCTTAATCCCCAACTCATCTTGAGCGAGGGGCAGTTAGCTGCCAACGGTTTCAGCATACTGTGTAGTGCAAGTGTCTCTTATCCGTGGTCGAGGTGGCGTGCGCTCCTTCTGGATGATCCCTTGCAACACAACGATGTGATTCACTCTGCTGCATTCACGGACGTGATGCGCAACCTCGTTGAGTTGGAGGGCTACCAAGTCCTAATGTCGAGTCACGATCGAGCTGAAACCGAATTTGTTGAAAGAAAATTTAGTGCTGCTGGGTTGCCTTGCACAGTGGTACAGCTAATTTCGGCCGCTCCAGGTGGTGTCTCGTATGAGGTTCGAAACAACACTGCAGCGTCGGAAATCCTTCAGGGCTACAGGATGCGACAAGCCGTCCAGCATAACGACAACTCAGCGGATCACAGACTCTTCCGTAGTTGA
- a CDS encoding ABC-three component system protein, with amino-acid sequence MNELDSINGAEVPGWPSIYVIGSYDSRITFYSQQVRGFNLASALVANGILRDKRRFAVIGAGAAGLSVAAGLSILKPDCHVDVFEREEHALHLQRGCVQRNLHPHIYEWPRQGALVRSAGLPFLNWSAGTADSVAAEVMRQFGTLQAHRPNALPIKVLREVTAIERIGTVAYRVRHQSVRGDDLSAASYGAVFIAIGFGRERQLGNAPWNSYWSDRGVPGAPRYADRETTILVSGAGDGGLIDLCAAALQDFDHTALIELVTTWPGIEEISDELLQIDLEAEQFGMGFDFLTAYDRFIGPRLRDDGLIGEIAGRLRNRVNIIFNTQRDELLVQPTSALNRLLVYLLFTAADDAGLPIRHLAGAISADIARQGFYSVSGTDLRVDELFIRHGAAKLEAFRPFEDIRAAYEANHVSWLAADSKRHSPPHLTPSAAQELDHGLAAANFPVSRHLLAAAVQLQPQRVRIGLADIPPSIVWSGGIRPIDLLGWWGNADRALNLECGAKPTDLGSLGGAVARLVIHARQVRMETDERCWNEWLTSLTQRSPHAHSLPSPIIGTAVAAQMQSAIINADVVAAELHAGMDIWTLDQVDEHLMTYLTTGSEAANWVTWRIEPILRSEMARRWTAWRIRLRADLALLGRLLRLAACTMEDDGDNTDRQVLVGPLRMANIIRTITLALATAEAWPNSSPRSVAPGNFDNRAEDGTEISTIYASGADLIEGRSITLMATLHAWQTSFVLLSELNAPASFEQAGQLSLSDAGLGDMRMDAPPTPCNVIVGVDASFQRALGIGRQAVVAHIAATEARLRQQWQDQIDTGEVQA; translated from the coding sequence ATGAACGAATTGGACTCGATCAATGGTGCGGAGGTACCAGGTTGGCCATCGATCTATGTGATAGGGTCGTACGACAGCCGCATTACGTTCTATTCACAGCAAGTCCGAGGCTTCAACCTGGCAAGTGCTCTGGTTGCTAATGGGATACTGCGGGACAAGAGAAGATTTGCTGTAATCGGCGCGGGGGCCGCGGGATTATCTGTTGCCGCGGGGCTGTCGATCCTGAAGCCAGATTGTCACGTGGACGTGTTCGAACGCGAAGAGCATGCCCTACATCTGCAACGAGGTTGCGTACAGCGCAACCTTCATCCCCATATTTATGAATGGCCTCGACAAGGTGCTCTTGTTCGGAGTGCAGGCCTGCCCTTCCTCAATTGGAGCGCAGGTACTGCAGATTCAGTCGCTGCCGAGGTTATGCGTCAGTTCGGAACCCTCCAGGCGCATCGGCCGAATGCGCTACCCATCAAGGTGCTGCGAGAAGTCACCGCCATCGAACGCATCGGCACGGTCGCCTATCGAGTTCGGCACCAATCTGTAAGGGGTGATGACCTATCAGCTGCAAGCTATGGCGCTGTGTTCATTGCAATTGGTTTTGGTAGAGAGCGTCAGCTTGGTAATGCGCCTTGGAACTCATATTGGTCTGACCGAGGTGTCCCTGGGGCACCGCGATATGCAGATCGCGAAACAACCATTCTCGTTTCAGGAGCCGGGGATGGAGGGCTAATCGATCTTTGCGCTGCAGCGCTTCAAGATTTTGATCACACGGCCTTAATCGAACTGGTGACAACGTGGCCGGGCATTGAAGAAATCTCTGATGAATTATTGCAAATTGATCTTGAAGCAGAGCAGTTCGGAATGGGCTTCGATTTCCTCACTGCGTACGATCGATTCATAGGCCCGCGGTTACGCGATGATGGTCTGATTGGCGAAATCGCAGGTCGTCTCCGTAATCGGGTAAATATCATCTTCAATACTCAGCGGGATGAGTTGTTGGTGCAACCAACTTCAGCACTCAACCGTCTACTGGTCTATTTACTGTTCACCGCTGCGGATGATGCTGGCTTACCGATTAGGCATCTAGCAGGTGCGATTTCAGCGGACATTGCCCGCCAGGGCTTCTATTCTGTTTCTGGAACAGATCTCAGGGTCGATGAGTTGTTTATACGGCATGGTGCGGCCAAGTTAGAGGCGTTTAGGCCTTTCGAGGATATTCGCGCCGCCTATGAAGCAAATCATGTGAGCTGGTTAGCTGCTGATTCGAAGCGTCACTCCCCACCTCATCTAACTCCTAGCGCGGCTCAAGAGCTTGATCATGGGCTTGCTGCCGCTAACTTTCCGGTCTCGCGTCATCTGCTTGCCGCTGCGGTGCAACTACAGCCGCAGCGGGTGCGGATCGGTCTCGCCGATATACCACCTTCGATCGTTTGGTCTGGCGGTATTCGTCCAATTGATTTGTTGGGCTGGTGGGGAAACGCCGATCGTGCATTAAACCTCGAGTGTGGGGCCAAGCCGACCGATCTTGGGAGCTTAGGCGGTGCAGTCGCCAGGCTTGTTATTCATGCCCGGCAGGTTCGTATGGAGACTGACGAACGCTGCTGGAACGAATGGTTAACCTCGCTGACGCAAAGATCACCACATGCTCATTCGTTACCGTCTCCGATCATAGGGACAGCAGTTGCTGCGCAAATGCAGTCAGCCATCATCAATGCTGATGTGGTCGCGGCCGAACTACATGCAGGTATGGACATTTGGACGCTTGATCAAGTCGATGAACATCTGATGACTTACCTCACGACAGGTAGCGAAGCAGCGAACTGGGTAACGTGGAGGATTGAGCCCATTTTACGATCCGAAATGGCTCGGAGGTGGACTGCCTGGCGGATTCGCCTACGAGCCGATTTGGCCTTGCTTGGCAGGCTACTCCGGTTGGCGGCATGTACTATGGAGGACGACGGCGACAACACCGATCGACAGGTTTTGGTGGGCCCGCTAAGAATGGCGAACATCATTCGAACAATTACTCTTGCGCTTGCCACTGCTGAGGCTTGGCCCAACTCATCTCCCCGGAGTGTGGCGCCAGGTAATTTCGACAACCGTGCTGAGGATGGTACAGAAATATCCACCATCTATGCCTCTGGTGCAGACCTAATCGAAGGTCGGAGCATCACATTAATGGCGACTCTTCATGCCTGGCAGACATCCTTTGTCCTGCTTTCAGAGCTGAATGCTCCAGCAAGTTTTGAGCAAGCCGGCCAACTATCCTTGTCAGATGCTGGACTGGGAGATATGAGGATGGACGCACCACCTACTCCATGCAATGTGATCGTTGGTGTCGATGCCAGTTTTCAGAGAGCATTGGGCATCGGCAGGCAAGCGGTCGTTGCTCATATTGCCGCCACTGAGGCTCGGTTGCGCCAACAGTGGCAAGACCAGATTGACACAGGGGAAGTGCAAGCATGA